The proteins below come from a single Ruegeria sp. SCSIO 43209 genomic window:
- a CDS encoding HD domain-containing protein, translated as MATQPRAWQRMLSGRRLDLLDPTPVDIEIEDIAHGLAFVARWNGQTNGDFAYSVAEHSLLVEELFGRIAPNAPTKWRLAALLHDAPEYVIGDMISPVKSAVGPDYGDLDDRLAAAIHIRFGLPAVVPKTVKRQIKKADKISAWMEATQIAGFSDTEASKFFGRPDKAILEGLQIKLRPPIEVRQAYTARHQELLGSI; from the coding sequence ATGGCAACACAACCCAGAGCGTGGCAAAGAATGCTGTCGGGACGGCGGCTGGATTTGCTGGACCCGACGCCCGTGGATATCGAGATCGAAGATATCGCGCACGGGCTGGCCTTTGTGGCGCGGTGGAACGGTCAGACCAACGGGGATTTTGCCTATTCCGTGGCCGAACATTCCTTGCTGGTGGAAGAGCTTTTTGGCCGCATCGCACCAAATGCACCGACGAAATGGCGATTGGCGGCACTGTTACACGATGCCCCCGAATATGTGATTGGTGACATGATCTCTCCGGTGAAATCCGCCGTTGGCCCGGATTATGGTGATTTAGACGACCGGCTGGCTGCTGCGATTCATATACGTTTCGGGTTGCCCGCCGTGGTACCAAAAACAGTGAAACGCCAGATCAAGAAGGCGGACAAGATCAGCGCCTGGATGGAGGCGACGCAGATCGCGGGTTTTTCTGATACCGAAGCATCAAAGTTCTTTGGTCGTCCGGACAAGGCAATATTAGAGGGGTTGCAGATCAAACTGCGTCCCCCGATTGAGGTGCGGCAGGCCTATACCGCGCGGCATCAGGAATTGTTGGGCAGCATTTAG
- the ahcY gene encoding adenosylhomocysteinase: MAGDYIVKDISMAEFGRKELNIAETEMPGLMSLRAEYGESKPLKGARIVGSLHMTIQTAVLIETLVALGADVRWASCNIFSTQDHAAAAIAEAGIPVFAIKGQTLEEHWDYLDKSFLFDEGPNMILDDGGDATLYILLGARAEAGEDIIPVPGSEEEEVIKKQIAKRMAASPGWFTKMRDQIQGVSEETTTGVNRLYQLVKDGHLPFPAINVNDSVTKSKFDNKYGCKESLVDGIRRATDTMMAGKVAVVCGYGDVGKGSAASLRGAGARVKVTEVDPICALQAAMDGFEVTLLEDEVANADIFITTTGNKDVIRIEHMREMKDMAIVGNIGHFDNEIQVASLKNHKWTNIKEQVDMIEMPSGNRIILLSEGRLLNLGNATGHPSFVMSASFTNQVLAQIELFTKGDEYKNEVYILPKHLDEKVARLHLDRIGVKLTQMDSDQAAYIGVKPEGPYKPEHYRY, translated from the coding sequence ATGGCCGGGGACTATATCGTTAAAGACATTTCAATGGCCGAGTTTGGCCGCAAAGAGCTGAATATCGCTGAAACGGAAATGCCGGGGCTGATGTCCCTGCGCGCCGAATATGGCGAAAGCAAGCCGCTGAAAGGCGCGCGGATCGTCGGTTCACTGCATATGACCATCCAGACCGCCGTTCTGATCGAAACACTGGTGGCGCTGGGTGCTGATGTGCGCTGGGCGTCGTGCAACATCTTCTCAACGCAGGACCACGCGGCGGCGGCGATTGCCGAGGCTGGTATTCCCGTTTTTGCCATCAAGGGCCAGACGCTGGAAGAGCATTGGGATTACCTGGACAAATCCTTCCTGTTCGACGAAGGCCCCAACATGATCCTGGATGATGGCGGCGACGCGACGCTGTACATCCTGCTGGGTGCACGTGCCGAGGCAGGAGAGGACATTATCCCCGTTCCCGGTTCGGAAGAAGAAGAGGTGATCAAGAAGCAGATCGCCAAGCGCATGGCCGCGTCTCCGGGCTGGTTCACCAAAATGCGCGACCAGATCCAAGGCGTCTCTGAAGAAACCACCACCGGTGTAAACCGCCTGTATCAGCTGGTGAAAGACGGCCACCTGCCGTTCCCGGCGATCAACGTGAACGACTCGGTCACCAAGTCGAAATTCGACAACAAATACGGCTGCAAGGAATCGCTGGTTGACGGTATTCGCCGCGCCACCGACACCATGATGGCCGGTAAGGTTGCCGTGGTCTGCGGCTATGGTGACGTGGGCAAAGGCTCGGCGGCTTCGCTGCGTGGCGCAGGCGCCCGCGTGAAAGTGACTGAGGTCGACCCGATTTGCGCGCTGCAAGCGGCCATGGACGGGTTCGAAGTCACCCTTCTGGAAGACGAAGTCGCAAACGCCGATATCTTCATCACCACCACCGGCAACAAGGACGTGATCCGTATCGAGCACATGCGCGAGATGAAGGACATGGCCATCGTCGGTAACATCGGTCACTTCGACAACGAAATTCAGGTGGCCAGCCTGAAGAACCACAAGTGGACCAACATCAAAGAACAGGTGGACATGATCGAGATGCCCTCGGGCAACCGCATTATCCTGCTGTCCGAAGGCCGCCTGCTGAACCTCGGCAACGCCACCGGTCACCCCTCGTTCGTGATGTCGGCCTCTTTCACCAACCAAGTTCTGGCCCAGATCGAGCTGTTCACCAAAGGCGATGAATACAAGAACGAAGTTTACATCCTGCCCAAGCATCTGGACGAAAAAGTTGCCCGTCTTCATCTGGACCGGATCGGCGTGAAGCTGACCCAGATGGACAGCGATCAGGCGGCCTATATCGGCGTGAAACCCGAAGGCCCCTATAAGCCGGAACACTACCGCTACTAA
- a CDS encoding extensin family protein — MTKASGRRRILLSAASFLFGLLTLLTVLGGGVWWLLAHPNTPVPPHWNPLRDLTVTAPVTPVTPYQLNRALADDALCRAALAEAGARFDPLDDLVVDQNCGIEGRGRLSGLVNARVTAVETRCATTLRLVMWEHHVVQPAAQQLLGTSVSRLRQIGSYNCRRMRTAQGQDNGWSSHATADAIDIVGMDLSDGRSLNLLADWDADGPEADFLRQIWRGACDWFRVVLGPDYNRLHADHFHLQGPGWGYCR; from the coding sequence ATGACCAAAGCTTCTGGACGCCGCCGAATCCTGCTTTCGGCGGCGTCTTTTCTTTTTGGCCTCTTAACGCTGTTGACCGTGTTGGGCGGCGGCGTTTGGTGGCTGCTTGCCCATCCCAATACGCCTGTACCCCCGCACTGGAACCCGCTGCGTGATCTGACCGTGACGGCCCCGGTCACCCCGGTCACCCCTTACCAGTTGAACCGCGCACTGGCGGATGACGCTTTATGCCGTGCAGCCTTGGCCGAGGCTGGAGCTCGGTTTGATCCGCTGGACGATCTGGTGGTGGACCAGAATTGCGGAATCGAGGGACGCGGCCGGTTGTCCGGTCTGGTGAACGCCCGCGTCACTGCAGTCGAGACCCGGTGTGCCACAACTTTGCGGCTTGTCATGTGGGAACACCATGTTGTGCAACCCGCTGCGCAGCAACTACTGGGGACTTCCGTCAGCAGATTGCGCCAGATCGGTAGCTATAACTGCCGGCGGATGCGCACCGCGCAAGGACAAGACAATGGTTGGAGCAGTCACGCCACTGCGGACGCGATCGACATCGTCGGAATGGATCTCTCGGACGGGCGCAGCTTGAACCTGCTGGCTGACTGGGACGCTGACGGGCCCGAGGCCGATTTTCTGCGCCAGATCTGGCGCGGAGCCTGTGACTGGTTCCGCGTGGTGCTTGGCCCTGATTACAACCGCTTACATGCCGATCACTTCCACCTGCAGGGGCCCGGCTGGGGCTACTGCCGATAG
- a CDS encoding DUF899 family protein: protein MPVTLPNETTEYRSARNALLSAERDLRAKVEEVAALRRSLPTGGKTPNDYAFRDLAGEGAPMSSLFGDKDTLIIYSLMYGPDAERPCPMCSAFLDGLNSQVHHLKQNASVAVVAQNTPEKLSALKDEMGWSALPLYSALGTNYQSDYLAQTEGGDQLPILNVFQQLPDGIHHFWSSELFFEPSDWHPRHVDAAWPLWNVLDFTPQGRGDFIPPLR from the coding sequence ATGCCCGTAACGTTACCGAATGAAACCACCGAATATCGGTCAGCTCGTAATGCACTTCTATCCGCCGAGCGGGACCTGAGAGCAAAGGTTGAAGAGGTCGCGGCCTTGCGCCGTTCTCTTCCAACCGGAGGCAAAACCCCTAACGATTATGCGTTCCGAGATCTGGCAGGCGAGGGTGCGCCTATGTCGTCGCTGTTTGGCGATAAGGATACGCTGATCATCTATTCGCTGATGTACGGACCCGACGCGGAACGCCCCTGCCCTATGTGTTCGGCGTTTCTGGACGGGCTGAACTCTCAGGTTCATCATCTGAAGCAGAACGCCTCGGTCGCCGTAGTGGCGCAGAATACGCCCGAAAAACTCTCGGCGCTCAAGGATGAGATGGGTTGGAGTGCGCTGCCGCTCTATTCTGCACTGGGGACGAATTACCAGAGCGACTATCTGGCCCAGACCGAAGGGGGCGATCAGCTTCCCATCCTGAATGTCTTTCAACAGCTCCCTGATGGCATTCATCACTTCTGGAGTTCCGAGCTGTTCTTTGAACCCAGCGACTGGCATCCCCGGCATGTGGATGCAGCTTGGCCTTTGTGGAATGTGCTGGATTTCACACCACAGGGCCGCGGCGATTTTATCCCACCTCTACGCTGA
- a CDS encoding DUF2853 family protein, which produces MGKRDELIAKYAEDLKGKCGMDPDMDLLTKVTIGCGPAIYDADASTVAASQEGELETVKNNFLIKKLGLSDGPELMEGINKAMETYGMSERNKYRAVVYYMLTKHFGKESVYS; this is translated from the coding sequence ATGGGCAAACGCGACGAATTGATCGCCAAATACGCTGAAGATCTAAAAGGCAAATGCGGGATGGACCCCGATATGGACCTGCTGACCAAGGTCACCATCGGTTGTGGTCCGGCGATCTATGACGCGGATGCGTCGACAGTGGCGGCCAGCCAGGAAGGCGAGCTTGAGACGGTCAAGAACAACTTCCTCATCAAAAAGCTGGGCCTGTCGGATGGTCCCGAACTGATGGAAGGGATCAACAAGGCCATGGAGACCTATGGCATGTCCGAGCGTAACAAGTACCGCGCTGTCGTCTATTACATGCTGACCAAGCATTTCGGCAAAGAATCGGTCTATAGCTGA
- a CDS encoding EVE domain-containing protein yields MAYWLFKSEPSTWSWDQQVGKGDAGEEWDGVRNYQARNFMRQMQIGDRGFFYHSQKDKAIVGIVEVCAEAHPDSTTDDERWECVDIKAVRSFTIPVKLDQIKADERLGEMVLVKNSRLSVQPVSDTEWQLICALGETEAD; encoded by the coding sequence ATGGCGTATTGGCTGTTCAAATCCGAACCCTCGACCTGGAGCTGGGATCAGCAGGTCGGCAAGGGGGACGCGGGCGAGGAATGGGATGGGGTGCGCAACTACCAGGCCCGCAATTTCATGCGTCAGATGCAGATTGGTGACCGGGGTTTTTTCTACCACTCGCAAAAGGACAAGGCGATTGTCGGCATTGTCGAAGTCTGTGCCGAGGCCCATCCCGACAGCACAACCGATGATGAGCGTTGGGAATGCGTGGATATCAAAGCCGTCCGGTCTTTCACAATTCCGGTCAAACTGGATCAGATCAAGGCGGATGAGCGTTTGGGTGAAATGGTTCTGGTCAAGAATTCACGCCTTTCAGTGCAGCCGGTCAGCGATACAGAATGGCAGTTGATCTGCGCTTTGGGCGAGACAGAGGCGGATTGA
- a CDS encoding YciI family protein, with protein MLIALIARDKAGALQTRLDNRTAHLAYIEETGVVAQAGPLLDGDAMIGSLVILDVENLAAAEAWAANDPYALAGLFDSVELIPWKKVIG; from the coding sequence ATGCTCATCGCCCTGATCGCCCGGGATAAAGCTGGTGCCCTACAGACCCGGCTGGACAACCGCACCGCCCATCTGGCTTACATTGAAGAAACCGGTGTTGTGGCGCAGGCCGGGCCGTTACTGGACGGCGATGCGATGATCGGATCGCTGGTCATACTGGATGTCGAGAATCTGGCCGCCGCTGAGGCCTGGGCCGCAAATGACCCCTACGCGCTGGCCGGCCTGTTCGACTCGGTTGAATTGATCCCGTGGAAAAAGGTCATCGGCTGA
- a CDS encoding NAD(P)H-dependent glycerol-3-phosphate dehydrogenase: protein MSVAVLGSGAFGTALAISLAGNGPVTLWSRDAEQAAQMRHGRENPRRLPGVTLPASVSVTAEFEQAAQSDVLLLAVPMQKLRDALTQYTGELGGKVLVACCKGIELSTGLGPIAVIRQTVPDALPALLTGPSFADDIARGLPTALTLACDDAELGEALQQELTTANLRLYRTADTIGAELGGALKNVMAIGCGAAIGAGLGDSARAALITRGFAEMQRFAAQRGARPDTLMGLSGLGDLVLTCSSELSRNYRFGLCLGLNKPFDTTTTVEGVATAQAMSEIAASEGLDMPISATVAKLSSGAYSVTDAIQALLGRPLKEE, encoded by the coding sequence ATGAGCGTGGCCGTCCTTGGTTCTGGCGCATTTGGAACCGCTCTGGCGATATCTTTGGCGGGCAATGGGCCTGTAACTCTCTGGTCACGAGATGCCGAGCAAGCAGCGCAGATGCGGCACGGGCGCGAGAACCCGCGACGATTGCCGGGCGTTACACTGCCCGCCAGTGTTTCAGTGACAGCTGAATTTGAACAAGCGGCGCAATCCGATGTGTTGTTACTGGCCGTCCCAATGCAAAAGCTGCGCGATGCGTTGACGCAATATACCGGCGAACTGGGTGGCAAGGTTTTGGTGGCTTGCTGCAAGGGGATCGAACTGTCCACGGGGCTGGGTCCCATTGCAGTCATCCGTCAAACCGTTCCGGACGCACTTCCGGCCTTGCTGACTGGCCCCAGCTTTGCCGATGATATCGCGCGCGGTTTGCCTACGGCGTTGACGCTGGCTTGTGATGATGCCGAACTGGGTGAAGCGCTTCAGCAAGAGCTGACAACTGCCAATCTGCGTCTTTATCGTACCGCCGATACCATCGGGGCAGAGCTAGGTGGAGCGCTAAAGAATGTGATGGCTATTGGTTGCGGCGCGGCCATTGGTGCAGGGCTTGGCGATAGCGCCCGCGCTGCGTTGATCACGCGCGGATTTGCCGAGATGCAGCGCTTTGCCGCCCAGCGCGGGGCACGGCCCGATACGCTGATGGGGCTATCGGGGCTGGGTGATCTGGTTCTAACCTGCTCATCCGAATTGTCGCGAAACTATCGTTTTGGCCTTTGTTTGGGTCTAAACAAGCCATTTGACACCACAACAACCGTCGAAGGTGTCGCCACTGCGCAGGCCATGTCCGAAATCGCAGCGAGCGAAGGGTTAGACATGCCCATCAGCGCAACGGTGGCGAAACTCAGCAGCGGTGCCTACAGTGTCACCGACGCGATTCAGGCCCTGCTGGGTCGCCCACTCAAGGAGGAATAA
- the tsaD gene encoding tRNA (adenosine(37)-N6)-threonylcarbamoyltransferase complex transferase subunit TsaD, which translates to MVQTLTVLGLESSCDDTAAAVVRQGTGVGAEILSSVVHGQTELHSAYGGVVPEIAARAHAEKLDICIKQALTHAEIGLDDLDAIAVTAGPGLIGGVISGVMCAKGLSAATGLPLIGVNHLAGHALTPRLTDEIAFPYLMLLVSGGHCQYLIAHGPEQFTRLGGTIDDAPGEAFDKTARLLGLPQPGGPSVEAEARAGDAKRFRLPRPLLDRPGCDLSFSGLKTALMRMRDKVVAEKGGLTRQDRADLCAGFQQAIVDTLAEKTRRAIAQYLETSPSEPVIAVAGGVAANSAIRSALETVSAEMGARFTAPPLALCTDNAAMIAYAGMERFRTGARDGLDLTARPRWPLDQTSPAMLGSGKKGAKA; encoded by the coding sequence ATGGTGCAAACACTTACCGTCCTTGGACTGGAAAGCAGCTGCGACGATACCGCAGCCGCCGTTGTGCGGCAGGGCACAGGCGTAGGGGCCGAGATCCTGTCATCCGTGGTGCATGGCCAGACTGAGTTGCACAGCGCCTATGGTGGCGTTGTGCCTGAGATCGCAGCGCGTGCGCATGCGGAAAAGCTGGATATTTGCATCAAACAGGCTCTAACACACGCCGAAATTGGCTTAGATGATCTGGACGCTATCGCTGTCACCGCCGGTCCCGGCTTAATTGGCGGCGTAATATCCGGCGTGATGTGCGCAAAGGGCCTAAGCGCAGCAACCGGGTTGCCGCTAATCGGGGTGAACCATTTGGCCGGGCACGCGCTGACACCAAGACTGACCGACGAGATTGCTTTTCCCTACCTGATGCTGCTGGTCTCGGGTGGTCACTGCCAATATCTGATCGCTCATGGACCGGAACAGTTCACCCGCCTTGGGGGGACGATCGACGATGCCCCCGGAGAAGCCTTTGACAAGACCGCCCGTCTGTTGGGTCTGCCGCAACCCGGTGGCCCCTCGGTCGAGGCTGAGGCGCGCGCGGGTGATGCCAAACGTTTCCGCCTTCCCCGGCCCCTTCTGGATCGCCCCGGATGTGACCTGTCTTTTTCGGGACTCAAGACCGCGCTGATGCGGATGCGGGATAAGGTCGTAGCCGAAAAAGGGGGGCTGACCCGACAAGATCGCGCTGATCTGTGTGCCGGTTTTCAGCAGGCTATTGTTGATACCTTAGCTGAGAAAACCCGCCGCGCGATTGCCCAGTATCTTGAGACATCACCGTCAGAACCGGTTATTGCCGTTGCCGGGGGTGTCGCAGCAAATTCCGCTATTCGCTCAGCATTAGAGACTGTTTCTGCGGAAATGGGCGCCCGATTTACTGCCCCTCCGCTGGCTTTGTGCACTGATAATGCCGCAATGATCGCCTATGCGGGTATGGAACGATTCCGCACCGGTGCACGAGATGGGTTGGACCTGACGGCGCGGCCCCGCTGGCCCTTGGATCAAACCAGCCCTGCAATGCTGGGTAGCGGCAAAAAAGGGGCCAAGGCATGA
- a CDS encoding uroporphyrinogen-III synthase: MTRPRAASDRFVAQLPDHIRPQVAVIHSPLLKIEPLGVMVESDDSAGLIFSSANGVNAAAVLNVERSLPAYCVGPVTTQAAQAAGWDAQMLGATAEGLVANLLKLKPNSPLLHLRGEHSRGNVAARLTESGLTTREQPIYRQQLLPLSDEASHAAEGDQPIIAPLFSPRTARQFADVWAGSAPLWLAAISEATAEPLKTLSFERLKIADEPTPDKMQKAVKKLVKHVMRVESAPGAD, from the coding sequence ATGACCCGCCCTCGCGCCGCCTCGGACAGGTTCGTTGCGCAACTGCCGGACCACATTCGGCCGCAAGTCGCGGTTATCCATTCACCCTTGTTAAAGATCGAACCGCTGGGTGTCATGGTTGAGTCCGATGATTCTGCTGGACTGATCTTTTCCTCGGCAAATGGCGTAAACGCCGCCGCCGTATTGAATGTGGAACGCAGCCTGCCCGCCTATTGCGTTGGTCCGGTGACCACGCAGGCAGCGCAGGCGGCAGGGTGGGATGCTCAGATGCTGGGTGCGACGGCCGAAGGGCTGGTGGCCAATCTGCTGAAACTCAAGCCAAACAGCCCGCTGCTGCATCTGCGCGGAGAACACAGCCGTGGCAACGTGGCCGCGCGTTTGACTGAATCCGGGCTGACCACCCGAGAACAGCCGATTTATCGACAGCAACTTCTGCCGCTGAGTGATGAGGCTTCCCACGCCGCCGAGGGTGATCAGCCCATCATCGCCCCGCTATTTTCACCCCGCACAGCGCGACAATTTGCCGATGTCTGGGCCGGATCTGCGCCTCTGTGGCTGGCCGCGATCAGCGAAGCCACGGCGGAACCCCTTAAAACACTGAGTTTCGAGCGGCTGAAGATCGCGGATGAACCGACCCCGGACAAAATGCAGAAAGCCGTGAAAAAACTCGTGAAACACGTGATGCGGGTTGAGAGCGCGCCGGGTGCAGATTAA
- a CDS encoding COG4223 family protein, translating to MADKKKPDQEPVEDPSVEEVVEAAETESDAVSDEKSVDADNAADELTSEAEAEAEAEAEAEAEAEAEAEAEAEAEAEAEAEAEAEAEAEAEAEAEAEAEAEAEALNRAEPTEEKLIERTVEKRGGFVPALLGGVIAAGLGFAAGNSGLLSQGADSSDAISALESKLAEQSDQIAQLTKTLAEGPDVSGLSDQIKALSDKLAPVESDLTAVKSSVDGLTGKVDPLEERLTALEKQPLEANVSPEATAAFEAELKKLQDSLAAQRSEVEKMVSDAQALEAKASAEARAATNAAILSRLHGQLDAGQPYEDLVSELKAGGVDVPDALAASSKDGVETLSALRSSFAPAARAALADARDADKGTGLVAFLQRQTGARSVTPQEGDDPDAVLSRAQAALADGDVSKALTELKSLPEAAQTALADWAQAAQTRVSAVEAANTLASSLNSN from the coding sequence GTGGCTGATAAGAAGAAACCCGATCAGGAACCGGTCGAAGACCCCAGCGTCGAAGAGGTGGTAGAAGCCGCCGAGACCGAAAGTGATGCAGTGTCGGATGAGAAATCCGTTGACGCGGATAACGCTGCGGACGAATTGACTTCCGAAGCCGAAGCCGAAGCCGAAGCCGAAGCCGAAGCCGAAGCCGAAGCCGAAGCCGAAGCCGAAGCCGAAGCCGAAGCCGAAGCCGAAGCCGAAGCCGAAGCCGAAGCCGAAGCCGAAGCCGAAGCCGAAGCCGAAGCCGAAGCCGAAGCCGAAGCCGAAGCCGAAGCCCTGAACAGGGCCGAGCCGACCGAAGAAAAGCTGATCGAACGCACAGTCGAAAAACGCGGTGGGTTTGTTCCGGCTTTGTTGGGCGGGGTTATTGCTGCAGGCCTCGGATTTGCTGCAGGCAACAGCGGGTTATTGTCTCAAGGAGCAGATAGCTCGGACGCAATTTCCGCGCTCGAGTCGAAGCTGGCGGAACAATCCGATCAGATTGCCCAACTGACAAAAACTCTTGCTGAAGGCCCCGATGTCTCGGGCTTGTCAGATCAGATCAAGGCGTTGTCGGATAAGCTTGCTCCGGTCGAAAGCGATCTGACTGCCGTGAAGAGCAGTGTTGATGGCCTGACCGGCAAGGTCGACCCGCTTGAGGAACGCCTGACCGCGCTTGAGAAACAGCCGCTTGAAGCAAATGTCTCGCCCGAGGCCACAGCCGCGTTCGAGGCAGAATTGAAGAAACTACAGGATTCTCTGGCCGCTCAGCGTAGCGAAGTGGAAAAGATGGTCTCAGACGCGCAGGCTTTAGAGGCTAAAGCTTCGGCCGAAGCGCGCGCGGCGACCAACGCTGCCATCCTGTCGCGTTTGCATGGTCAATTGGATGCCGGTCAACCCTATGAAGATTTGGTCTCTGAACTGAAAGCCGGTGGTGTCGATGTACCCGATGCTTTGGCTGCATCTTCGAAGGACGGAGTTGAGACGCTTTCGGCGCTGCGCAGCTCGTTTGCCCCCGCAGCCCGCGCCGCACTGGCGGATGCCCGTGATGCCGATAAAGGCACCGGCTTGGTTGCTTTCTTGCAGCGCCAGACAGGCGCGCGGTCGGTGACCCCGCAAGAGGGCGACGATCCGGACGCGGTCTTGTCGCGTGCTCAGGCGGCGTTGGCGGATGGTGATGTCTCAAAGGCGCTGACCGAATTGAAATCCCTGCCCGAAGCGGCACAAACCGCATTGGCGGATTGGGCGCAGGCGGCGCAGACGCGGGTCTCAGCCGTCGAGGCCGCAAACACGCTTGCTTCAAGCCTGAACTCGAACTGA
- a CDS encoding heme biosynthesis protein HemY, protein MLWSLLKILVFVAIIGLLAMGAGFLMESSGGVQITVAGTEYTLGPLQSVIALGVLVFAVWLFFKLLTLLIATLKFLNGDETALSRYFDRSREKRGYQALADGLMALASGEGRVAMTKANKAEKLLNNPELTNLLVAQAAEMTGDTKKASETYKKLVTNNATRFVGVRGIMKQKLAEGDDETARKLAEKALALKPRHEETQDVLLNLQTKAQDWAGARSTLTSKLKAGYLPRDVFKRRDAVLALSEAKVLLDDTATVEQQEHAIEANRLSPDLVPAAAMAARAYIEKGKPRAATKILKKAWEVQPHPDLAHAFAEIVPDETPEQRIKRFTALTRIHSENMETRLILAELNIVAEDFPEARRALGDVVEKQGDARAYTLMAAIERGEGASDAVVQGWLAKALNAPRGPQWVCTNCHDIQPEWGPVCQNCGSFDTLSWQTPQTPEIASATGVHMLPLIVGALEDQSEAEEAEEPEESAEESLEEPVEEDMIEGKAEPVTEEVARQT, encoded by the coding sequence ATGCTGTGGTCATTGTTAAAGATCCTTGTTTTTGTTGCGATTATCGGCCTGCTGGCCATGGGTGCCGGGTTCTTGATGGAATCATCCGGCGGCGTGCAGATCACCGTCGCAGGCACCGAATACACACTGGGCCCGCTGCAATCAGTGATCGCGCTGGGCGTGCTGGTGTTTGCGGTCTGGTTGTTCTTCAAGCTGCTTACGCTGCTGATCGCCACGCTGAAATTCCTAAACGGTGATGAAACCGCCCTTTCACGTTATTTCGATCGCAGTCGGGAAAAGCGAGGATATCAGGCGCTGGCGGACGGGTTGATGGCGCTGGCCTCGGGTGAGGGGCGCGTGGCGATGACCAAGGCCAATAAGGCCGAGAAGCTGCTCAACAATCCGGAACTGACCAATTTGCTGGTGGCGCAGGCAGCCGAGATGACCGGTGATACCAAGAAAGCGTCCGAGACTTACAAGAAGCTGGTCACCAACAACGCCACGCGATTTGTCGGTGTGCGCGGGATCATGAAGCAAAAGCTGGCCGAAGGCGATGATGAAACCGCGCGCAAGCTGGCCGAGAAGGCTCTGGCCCTCAAACCCCGGCATGAAGAAACGCAGGATGTGCTGTTGAACCTGCAGACCAAAGCGCAGGATTGGGCCGGTGCGCGGTCCACGTTGACCTCGAAGCTGAAGGCCGGGTATTTGCCGCGCGACGTGTTCAAACGGCGCGACGCAGTCCTGGCTTTGTCCGAGGCCAAAGTGCTGCTGGACGACACGGCGACGGTCGAACAGCAGGAACATGCGATTGAGGCAAACCGCCTTTCACCCGATCTTGTCCCAGCAGCCGCCATGGCCGCGCGCGCCTATATCGAAAAGGGCAAACCGCGTGCAGCCACCAAGATTCTGAAAAAGGCGTGGGAAGTACAGCCTCACCCCGATCTGGCCCATGCCTTTGCCGAGATTGTGCCAGACGAAACACCTGAACAGCGGATCAAGCGGTTCACCGCTTTGACCCGCATTCATTCAGAGAATATGGAAACACGCCTGATTTTGGCCGAGCTGAACATCGTAGCCGAAGACTTCCCCGAAGCGCGACGCGCGCTGGGTGATGTTGTCGAAAAGCAGGGGGATGCACGGGCCTACACGCTGATGGCTGCGATTGAACGGGGCGAGGGCGCCTCGGACGCGGTGGTTCAGGGTTGGCTGGCCAAGGCGCTGAACGCACCGCGCGGGCCGCAATGGGTCTGCACCAATTGCCACGACATTCAGCCTGAATGGGGACCGGTGTGCCAGAACTGCGGCAGCTTCGATACGCTCAGTTGGCAGACGCCTCAGACGCCCGAGATTGCTAGTGCGACGGGTGTGCACATGCTGCCTCTGATCGTTGGCGCGCTTGAGGATCAATCAGAGGCTGAAGAGGCAGAGGAACCTGAAGAAAGTGCTGAAGAGTCACTTGAAGAGCCGGTCGAAGAGGACATGATCGAGGGAAAGGCTGAGCCGGTCACGGAGGAAGTCGCGCGACAGACCTAA